In Candidatus Binatia bacterium, a single genomic region encodes these proteins:
- a CDS encoding peroxiredoxin, which produces EAKKARIVGVSRDSVESHQRFKKKYSIPFALLADTRSELYKALGVNARSTFLIDADGTIRKVWPKVNVNDHAEDVLASLP; this is translated from the coding sequence CGAAGCGAAGAAGGCGCGCATCGTCGGCGTCAGCCGCGACTCCGTCGAGTCGCACCAGCGCTTCAAGAAGAAGTACTCGATTCCGTTCGCGCTGCTGGCCGACACGCGCTCAGAACTCTATAAAGCGCTCGGCGTCAACGCGCGCTCGACCTTTCTCATCGACGCCGACGGCACGATCCGAAAAGTCTGGCCGAAGGTGAACGTGAACGACCACGCCGAGGACGTCTTGGCATC